In Paraburkholderia sp. PGU19, a single window of DNA contains:
- the tssI gene encoding type VI secretion system tip protein VgrG: MSRIFTLDSPLGDSLKFRRLSGDEELGRMFEFRIEALADSHSLSLHALLGQSVTVRIEQQGSATRYLNGLVARAALAGRDAERHYCYELVVRPWLWLATRRADCRIFQMRSVPEIVQETLAPYGFQIESRLSDQYAPREYCVQYNETDADFVSRLIEQEGIYYYFEHASGKHTLVLCDAMASHRALPGYATIPYVGQDRAAIADEEHIDSWVPAKEVNPGRHEAGDYDFTKPRADLSVRRADPRGHDHDSLAVYEWPGGYRDDAHGERCNRVRLEELQAEHERAAGHTDVRGAAPGYLFTLKHCPREDQNREYLIVRCWYRFEENAYASHDGDEVRHDTQLVAQPASLPYRSRRTTPCPRTSGPQTAVVTGPQGEEIWTDQYGRVKLQFHWDRYGHGDENTSCWVRVSSPWAGGGFGGVQVPRVGDEVIVDFLNGDPDYPIVTGRVYNADRMPPWALPVSATQSGILSRSTPGGSSAHANALRFEDRKGAEQFWMHAERNLDIEAEQDHTALIGRDRTQTIGRNETVNVQNDRAKQIGSNETVSVGQHRTAQVGGNESLAVGGDRSSEVAQNETVSVGANRFVSVAGNHTETVAVAKAETIGAGKALTIGGLYQTTVAGAMNTSVGLAHVDEVGLVRTTVIGLDHNMSVGGSQSFSVANDHAVQADGQVQIVAGQQLSLVCGKSSITMDSAGNVTIQGVDVKAVGSSSHSIVASTVSSSASGEHTIEGALLKLNP, from the coding sequence GTGTCACGCATATTCACACTGGACAGCCCGCTCGGCGACAGCCTGAAGTTTCGTCGCCTGAGCGGCGACGAGGAACTCGGCCGGATGTTCGAGTTTCGCATCGAGGCGCTGGCCGACAGTCACAGCCTGTCGCTGCACGCATTGCTCGGGCAGTCCGTTACCGTGCGCATCGAGCAGCAGGGGAGCGCGACCCGCTATCTGAACGGTCTCGTCGCGCGCGCCGCATTGGCGGGGCGCGATGCCGAACGCCACTACTGTTATGAACTCGTGGTGCGGCCGTGGCTCTGGCTGGCGACGCGCCGCGCCGATTGCCGGATCTTCCAGATGCGCAGCGTGCCGGAGATCGTGCAGGAAACGCTGGCGCCTTACGGGTTTCAGATCGAGAGCCGGCTGAGCGATCAGTACGCGCCGCGCGAGTATTGCGTCCAGTACAACGAAACCGATGCGGATTTCGTGTCGCGGCTGATCGAGCAGGAAGGCATCTACTACTACTTCGAGCATGCGTCCGGCAAGCACACGCTGGTGCTGTGCGACGCGATGGCTTCACATCGCGCGTTGCCCGGCTACGCGACGATTCCTTATGTTGGACAGGACCGCGCAGCCATCGCGGACGAGGAGCATATCGACAGCTGGGTGCCCGCGAAGGAAGTCAATCCGGGCCGGCACGAAGCGGGCGACTACGATTTCACGAAGCCGCGCGCCGATCTTTCCGTGCGTCGCGCCGATCCTCGCGGGCACGATCATGACAGCCTCGCTGTCTACGAATGGCCGGGCGGCTATCGCGACGACGCGCATGGCGAGCGCTGCAACCGTGTGAGGCTCGAAGAGCTGCAGGCGGAGCACGAGCGCGCGGCAGGTCACACCGATGTGCGCGGCGCCGCGCCGGGCTACCTGTTCACGCTGAAGCACTGCCCGCGCGAGGACCAGAATCGCGAATATCTGATCGTGCGTTGCTGGTATCGCTTCGAAGAGAATGCCTATGCGAGCCACGACGGCGACGAAGTGCGGCACGACACGCAACTCGTCGCACAGCCCGCGAGCCTGCCGTACCGCTCGCGGCGCACGACGCCATGCCCGCGCACGAGCGGTCCGCAAACCGCCGTCGTCACGGGACCGCAGGGCGAGGAAATCTGGACTGATCAGTACGGGCGCGTGAAGCTCCAGTTCCATTGGGACCGCTATGGGCATGGCGACGAAAACACTTCTTGCTGGGTGCGTGTCTCGTCGCCCTGGGCGGGCGGCGGCTTCGGCGGCGTGCAGGTGCCGCGCGTCGGCGACGAAGTGATCGTCGATTTTCTCAATGGTGATCCGGATTACCCCATCGTCACCGGCCGCGTCTACAACGCCGACCGGATGCCGCCGTGGGCGCTTCCCGTGAGCGCGACGCAAAGCGGCATCCTGTCGCGCTCGACGCCAGGCGGTTCGAGTGCGCATGCGAACGCGCTGCGCTTCGAAGACCGCAAAGGCGCCGAGCAGTTCTGGATGCATGCGGAGCGCAATCTCGACATCGAAGCCGAACAGGACCATACGGCATTGATCGGCAGGGACCGCACGCAGACCATCGGGCGCAACGAGACCGTCAACGTGCAGAACGATCGCGCGAAGCAGATCGGCAGCAATGAGACGGTCAGCGTCGGGCAGCATCGGACAGCGCAGGTCGGCGGGAACGAGAGCCTTGCCGTCGGAGGCGACCGCTCGTCGGAGGTCGCGCAGAACGAGACGGTTTCCGTCGGCGCGAACCGCTTCGTCAGCGTTGCAGGCAACCACACGGAAACAGTGGCTGTCGCGAAGGCTGAAACGATCGGTGCGGGCAAGGCGCTGACGATCGGCGGTCTATATCAGACGACCGTCGCGGGCGCGATGAACACGTCGGTCGGACTTGCGCATGTCGATGAAGTCGGCCTTGTGCGCACGACGGTGATTGGGCTCGATCACAACATGAGCGTCGGCGGCTCGCAATCGTTCAGTGTGGCGAACGACCACGCCGTTCAGGCGGACGGGCAAGTCCAGATCGTCGCGGGACAGCAGCTCAGCCTCGTGTGCGGCAAGTCGAGCATCACGATGGACAGCGCCGGCAACGTCACGATCCAGGGCGTGGACGTGAAAGCCGTCGGTTCGTCGAGCCATAGCATCGTGGCGTCCACCGTCAGTTCGTCGGCGAGCGGCGAGCATACGATCGAAGGCGCGCTGCTCAAGCTGAACCCATAG